Proteins co-encoded in one Sulfuricystis thermophila genomic window:
- a CDS encoding efflux RND transporter periplasmic adaptor subunit, producing MRSLLIFAALSWFAVAQAAEEALVRITPEQAARMGIVVQPLGQKERAGTLRLPAQVVIPPGQIEVVTAPLPAMVARVAVAYGEPVAKGQPLVRLQGAAFLEAQRAFVESKTQAALAEENRRRDEALFQDGIISQARLSATRAAEREALARLDERRQALRLANLPPAHESGTTSDTVWLRAPFAGVVLEAPVQAGQRVDAQMPLVKLARIAPLWLEIQASATQAAGIAPGDTVMVPGCAKRAQVKLIAPQLQMASQSVVIRAELADPAGCVKPFQFVEAQLAKERQAGSIAVPVAALVRHQGKSWLFVATDGGFRPEPVEVVAETAEVTRIATSLPREARIAVKGAAAIKAVWLGLGAAED from the coding sequence ATGCGTTCGTTGTTGATCTTTGCTGCCCTGTCGTGGTTCGCTGTCGCCCAGGCAGCCGAAGAGGCCCTGGTGCGTATCACGCCGGAGCAGGCGGCACGGATGGGCATCGTCGTCCAGCCGCTGGGTCAAAAGGAGCGTGCTGGCACGCTGCGCCTGCCGGCGCAGGTGGTGATTCCGCCCGGGCAAATCGAGGTGGTGACGGCACCCTTGCCGGCCATGGTGGCGAGAGTCGCGGTCGCCTACGGCGAGCCGGTCGCGAAAGGTCAGCCGTTGGTGCGCTTGCAGGGCGCGGCTTTTCTCGAAGCGCAACGGGCGTTCGTCGAGTCAAAAACCCAGGCGGCGCTTGCCGAGGAGAATCGCCGCCGTGACGAGGCGTTGTTTCAGGATGGCATCATCAGCCAGGCGCGTCTGTCGGCCACCCGTGCCGCGGAGCGGGAAGCGCTTGCCCGGCTCGATGAGCGCCGGCAGGCCTTGCGGTTGGCGAATCTGCCGCCAGCGCATGAGTCCGGCACGACCAGCGATACGGTATGGTTGCGCGCGCCGTTTGCTGGCGTGGTGCTCGAAGCCCCGGTGCAAGCTGGCCAGCGCGTCGATGCCCAGATGCCGCTCGTCAAACTCGCCCGCATCGCGCCGCTGTGGCTCGAAATCCAAGCCAGCGCCACCCAGGCGGCGGGGATTGCGCCGGGGGATACGGTCATGGTGCCGGGCTGCGCCAAAAGAGCGCAGGTGAAGCTCATCGCCCCCCAGCTGCAAATGGCAAGCCAATCCGTGGTGATCCGGGCCGAATTGGCCGACCCCGCCGGTTGTGTGAAGCCCTTTCAATTCGTCGAGGCGCAGCTAGCGAAGGAGCGGCAGGCCGGCTCGATCGCAGTACCGGTTGCGGCGCTGGTGCGCCATCAGGGCAAGAGCTGGCTGTTCGTCGCCACCGATGGCGGTTTTCGTCCCGAGCCGGTCGAGGTGGTCGCCGAGACGGCCGAGGTCACGCGCATCGCGACGTCGCTGCCTCGAGAGGCTCGGATTGCCGTCAAGGGGGCGGCGGCGATCAAGGCGGTGTGGTTGGGTCTGGGCGCTGCCGAGGATTGA
- a CDS encoding response regulator → MNGIRQNHILVVDDDPALRELLSDYLTTHGFIVQAVGDGAAMRAALANGMPDAIVLDLMLPGEDGLALTRSLRAQSNVPILILSARGEEIDRVIGLEVGADDYLAKPFGPRELLARLRALLRRGQATREATALPTVEHRFGPFVLDLAGRRLLRGSAEVHLTGAEFDLLAAFVTRPNRVLSRDVLVDLLKGYDRDPFDRSIDIRVTRLRRKIEPDPAAPVYIRTVRGEGYLFNPRGGSA, encoded by the coding sequence ATGAACGGCATCAGGCAGAACCACATTCTCGTCGTCGATGACGATCCTGCATTGCGAGAGCTGCTGAGCGATTACCTCACCACCCATGGCTTCATCGTGCAGGCGGTCGGGGATGGTGCAGCGATGCGAGCGGCGCTTGCCAACGGCATGCCCGATGCCATCGTGCTCGATCTGATGTTGCCCGGCGAGGATGGTCTCGCGCTGACGCGCAGCCTACGCGCACAATCCAACGTGCCGATCCTGATCCTTTCGGCACGAGGCGAGGAGATCGACCGTGTCATCGGTCTCGAGGTCGGTGCCGATGACTATCTCGCCAAACCCTTCGGGCCGCGAGAATTGCTCGCCAGGTTGCGCGCTCTGCTCAGGCGCGGCCAGGCCACCCGGGAAGCGACCGCCTTACCGACGGTAGAACATCGTTTCGGCCCTTTCGTCCTCGATCTCGCGGGTCGGCGATTGCTGCGCGGCAGCGCGGAAGTCCACCTCACCGGAGCGGAATTCGATCTGCTCGCCGCCTTCGTCACGCGCCCAAACCGCGTGCTCTCACGTGACGTCCTGGTCGATCTCCTGAAAGGTTATGACCGCGATCCTTTCGATCGCAGCATCGACATTCGCGTCACGCGCTTGAGACGCAAGATCGAGCCCGACCCGGCCGCGCCGGTTTATATCCGCACCGTGCGTGGTGAAGGATACCTGTTCAACCCACGAGGGGGGTCTGCTTGA
- a CDS encoding ATP-binding protein, producing the protein MARRAADDLAGLMILSAQTWVELPPQTRPAFERELLANHQLALRDTPAGKGRDEWHPPFFYLLEDALGRRLGHPLHLASETTAAGIWYWADLPAGEGFLAVGLPRARIATQPLPALMLAIGGSFMMAIAIAVWLARRVTAPLSRLDEAAARIGHGERPELLPETGPRELAALARRFNAMALQVRDLLSARTTLLAGVSHDLRTPLARMRLALEMLKSNPSAALIARIDNDIEEMNALITTLLDLARGLESETPVDTHLAEMLAELAENYRTFGRSLTIRCPQGIHCTLPRRSLIRAIGNLLQNAIRYAPDGEIELVCEKEGENWRIGVLDRGPGIPAERIATMFEPFQRLDDSRSPQTGGAGLGLAIVRELAKANGWQVRLENRKDGGLAVWIESTRAVI; encoded by the coding sequence ATGGCGCGCCGCGCCGCGGATGACCTGGCCGGCCTGATGATTCTCTCGGCCCAGACCTGGGTGGAATTGCCACCGCAAACACGTCCCGCGTTCGAGCGCGAGCTGTTGGCGAATCATCAACTGGCATTGCGCGACACGCCGGCGGGCAAGGGACGCGACGAATGGCATCCACCATTTTTCTATTTGCTCGAAGATGCGCTGGGCAGACGACTGGGACATCCCCTCCACCTGGCAAGCGAAACGACGGCCGCTGGCATCTGGTACTGGGCCGATCTGCCTGCCGGGGAAGGTTTCCTCGCCGTGGGTCTGCCGCGTGCGCGGATCGCGACTCAGCCTCTGCCAGCCTTGATGCTAGCAATCGGCGGCAGTTTCATGATGGCCATCGCAATCGCCGTTTGGCTCGCCCGACGCGTCACGGCTCCCCTCTCGCGTCTGGACGAGGCAGCGGCACGCATCGGTCATGGCGAGCGACCCGAGCTTTTACCGGAAACCGGTCCGCGCGAGCTGGCCGCACTTGCCCGCCGTTTCAATGCGATGGCGCTCCAAGTGCGCGACCTGCTGAGTGCCCGCACGACGCTCTTGGCCGGAGTTTCCCACGATTTGCGCACACCGCTCGCACGCATGCGCCTGGCACTCGAAATGCTGAAGAGCAACCCTTCCGCAGCCTTGATCGCCCGTATCGACAACGACATCGAGGAAATGAATGCCTTGATTACGACACTACTCGATCTGGCACGAGGCCTGGAAAGCGAAACGCCGGTGGATACCCATCTTGCCGAGATGCTCGCCGAGCTCGCCGAAAACTACCGGACATTTGGCCGCTCGCTGACAATTCGCTGTCCGCAAGGCATCCATTGCACGCTGCCACGCCGCTCGCTCATCCGAGCCATAGGCAATCTACTGCAAAACGCCATACGTTACGCACCAGACGGCGAGATCGAGCTGGTATGTGAGAAGGAAGGAGAAAATTGGCGGATCGGGGTGCTCGACCGTGGCCCGGGCATCCCGGCCGAGCGAATCGCTACGATGTTCGAGCCGTTCCAGCGACTGGACGATTCCCGTAGTCCCCAGACGGGTGGTGCCGGGCTCGGTCTCGCCATCGTGCGCGAGCTGGCAAAAGCCAATGGCTGGCAGGTGCGGCTGGAAAACAGGAAGGACGGTGGGCTGGCGGTATGGATCGAATCGACGCGAGCCGTGATCTGA
- a CDS encoding nitrous oxide reductase accessory protein NosL — MDRREALKLTLLAGAGIAAGGQSAHAAVCEGDGTPMQFIPKKPADPQPNVNDIEKYPKCPYCGMDRKQFHHSRMLIQYSDDLPDGTCSLHCAAISLSLNIDREPKAIWVGDNAAAGEPKPLVDVDKATFLVGSKIPGVMTARSKVAYGTEEAAKAAQAANGGELVKFDDALLAAYTDMAKDVSRIRKMRAERRKKMMEQQAGAAMEHKH, encoded by the coding sequence ATGGATCGTCGCGAAGCGCTCAAATTGACCCTGCTCGCCGGCGCCGGCATCGCTGCGGGCGGGCAGTCCGCCCACGCCGCCGTCTGCGAAGGCGATGGCACCCCGATGCAGTTCATCCCGAAAAAACCGGCCGACCCGCAGCCGAACGTCAATGACATCGAGAAATACCCGAAATGCCCCTACTGCGGCATGGATCGCAAGCAGTTCCACCATTCGCGCATGCTGATCCAGTATTCTGACGACCTTCCCGATGGCACCTGTTCGCTGCACTGCGCGGCGATTTCGCTCTCGCTCAACATCGACCGCGAACCAAAAGCGATCTGGGTGGGCGACAATGCCGCAGCGGGCGAGCCCAAGCCGCTGGTCGACGTGGATAAAGCCACTTTCCTCGTCGGCAGCAAGATTCCCGGCGTGATGACCGCCCGCAGCAAGGTCGCCTATGGTACGGAGGAAGCGGCCAAGGCCGCCCAGGCAGCCAATGGCGGCGAACTCGTCAAGTTCGACGATGCGCTGCTCGCCGCCTATACCGACATGGCCAAGGATGTCTCCCGCATCCGCAAGATGCGCGCCGAGCGCCGCAAGAAGATGATGGAGCAGCAGGCGGGCGCAGCGATGGAGCACAAGCACTGA
- a CDS encoding nitrous oxide reductase accessory protein NosL — protein MPSRRHFLFGACACLWAAASAAQTPPSFAKPPLPFDRLPKPGPKDLCPVCGMLVSKYPHWVATIVYKDGHAHFFDGAKDMFKFWFDPPKYAPNHAREMIAQMAVTDYYNLQSIDAKTAFYVIGSDVLGPMGHEFVPLASQADAEEFLKEHKGKRILRFEQVTKDLPFKLDDGKF, from the coding sequence ATGCCCTCGCGCCGACACTTCCTGTTCGGCGCTTGCGCTTGCCTCTGGGCGGCGGCGAGTGCCGCCCAGACGCCGCCATCGTTCGCCAAACCGCCGCTGCCTTTCGACCGCTTGCCCAAGCCGGGGCCGAAGGACCTCTGCCCGGTCTGCGGCATGCTGGTCTCGAAATACCCGCATTGGGTAGCGACCATCGTTTATAAGGATGGTCATGCACATTTCTTCGACGGCGCGAAGGACATGTTCAAGTTCTGGTTCGATCCGCCGAAATACGCGCCCAATCATGCGCGCGAGATGATCGCGCAGATGGCCGTCACCGATTATTACAACCTGCAGTCGATCGACGCCAAGACCGCTTTCTATGTGATCGGCTCGGACGTGCTCGGCCCGATGGGCCACGAGTTCGTGCCGCTCGCCAGCCAGGCGGATGCCGAGGAATTCCTGAAAGAGCACAAGGGCAAACGGATCCTGCGTTTCGAGCAGGTGACGAAGGATCTGCCGTTCAAACTGGACGACGGGAAGTTTTAG
- a CDS encoding class I SAM-dependent methyltransferase gives MDAPLSKEVKRKQLFSHYWQNDLDPVFTDVASYYDSANQVASLGLWNWFLRHHMDLVETKPGMHALDICAGTNAVGIALLKREPTLEVFAIDRNVAMQTVGRQRAQERGMVIRATIGDVHKLPYPDNHFDIVTLQWASRHLRLDEVFDEVRRVLKPGGHFHHCDMLRPPHPRVAKLYFGYLRFCLNFTAALFRSGEPALNCRKYFIDALDNFYSPEEFSDLLRAHGMVNVVHKSLLAGMIGVHRAQKPL, from the coding sequence ATGGATGCTCCCCTCTCGAAAGAGGTCAAGCGCAAGCAACTGTTCAGCCATTACTGGCAGAACGACCTCGATCCCGTGTTCACCGATGTCGCCAGTTATTACGACAGTGCCAACCAGGTCGCCAGCCTCGGGCTGTGGAACTGGTTCCTGCGCCATCACATGGACCTGGTGGAGACAAAGCCCGGGATGCACGCGCTCGACATCTGCGCCGGTACCAATGCCGTCGGCATTGCGCTGCTGAAGCGCGAGCCGACCCTCGAAGTGTTTGCGATCGACCGCAATGTGGCGATGCAGACGGTCGGCCGCCAGCGCGCCCAGGAGCGCGGCATGGTGATCCGCGCGACGATCGGCGACGTGCACAAGCTGCCGTATCCGGACAACCATTTCGACATCGTCACGCTGCAATGGGCGTCGCGTCATCTGCGGCTCGATGAGGTATTCGATGAAGTGCGTCGTGTGCTCAAACCGGGCGGGCATTTCCATCACTGCGACATGCTGCGTCCGCCGCATCCTCGCGTGGCGAAGCTGTATTTCGGCTATCTGCGCTTCTGCCTGAATTTCACCGCGGCGCTGTTCCGCAGTGGTGAGCCGGCGCTCAACTGCCGCAAATACTTCATCGACGCGCTCGACAACTTCTATTCGCCGGAGGAGTTCTCCGACCTGCTGCGCGCGCACGGCATGGTCAATGTCGTCCATAAGAGCCTGCTGGCCGGCATGATCGGCGTACACCGGGCGCAGAAACCGCTCTAA
- a CDS encoding P-II family nitrogen regulator: MKKIEAIIKPFKLDEVREALSEIGVTGLTVTEVKGFGRQKGHTELYRGAEYVVDFLPKIKVELVVAEATVEPAIEAIIKAARTGKIGDGKIFVMPVEQVVRIRTGETDAAAI, translated from the coding sequence ATGAAGAAAATCGAAGCCATCATCAAGCCGTTCAAGCTCGACGAGGTGCGCGAAGCGCTCTCGGAGATCGGCGTCACGGGGCTGACCGTCACCGAGGTGAAAGGCTTCGGCCGCCAGAAGGGACACACCGAGCTGTATCGCGGTGCCGAATACGTCGTCGACTTCCTGCCGAAGATCAAGGTCGAGCTGGTGGTCGCCGAAGCCACGGTCGAGCCGGCCATCGAAGCGATCATCAAGGCGGCGCGCACCGGCAAGATCGGCGATGGCAAGATCTTCGTCATGCCGGTCGAGCAGGTGGTGCGTATTCGTACCGGAGAGACCGACGCCGCGGCGATCTGA
- a CDS encoding NAD+ synthase — MSLKVAVAQIDCTVGDLAGNAARILAAADEAHALGADLLLTPELALAGYPPEDLLLRPDFHRACARELSALAARLPLPAVVGHPEMRGTLRYNAASLLRDGRIEVTYHKQRLPNSEVFDEERYFAAGSAPCVFTLGETTIGLAICEDIWLPGTVEATRAAGAELLLALNASPFHMNKAATRQAVLRERIAGTSMPAIYCNLVGGQDELVFDGDSFALDAQGRLTHQLPAFEEALAIVEYADGHLLPGTLAAPLSVEASVYAALCLGVADYIGKNGFPGAIVGLSGGIDSALTLAVAVDALGAERVRAVMMPSPYTAQMSLDDAREMARRLGVQYDEIPIAAAMEQFANMLAPVFAPLGPKPAWDTTEENIQARIRGLLLMAISNRTGRILLTTGNKSEMAVGYATLYGDMAGGFAVLKDVFKTFVYRLAHYRNTLSDVIPQNILTRAPSAELKANQTDQDSLPPYEVLDAIIEAYMERDLSPREIIAQGMPEADVRRVITLLKKNEYKRRQAPPGVRVTRRAFGKDWRYPITSRYPDEWS; from the coding sequence ATGAGCCTCAAAGTAGCCGTCGCGCAGATCGACTGCACGGTCGGCGACCTGGCCGGGAATGCTGCCCGCATCCTCGCCGCCGCCGACGAGGCGCATGCGCTGGGTGCCGATCTGTTGCTGACGCCCGAATTGGCGCTCGCCGGCTATCCGCCCGAGGATCTGCTGCTGCGGCCGGACTTTCATCGCGCCTGTGCCCGCGAGTTGTCGGCGCTGGCAGCACGGCTGCCGCTGCCGGCCGTCGTCGGCCACCCCGAGATGCGCGGTACGCTGCGCTACAACGCCGCTTCACTGTTGCGCGACGGGCGCATCGAGGTCACCTACCACAAGCAGCGCCTGCCCAACAGCGAGGTCTTCGACGAGGAACGTTATTTCGCCGCCGGCAGCGCGCCATGCGTGTTCACGCTCGGCGAAACCACGATCGGGCTGGCGATCTGCGAAGACATCTGGCTGCCGGGCACGGTCGAGGCAACCCGCGCGGCCGGTGCCGAATTGTTGCTGGCGCTAAATGCTTCGCCGTTCCACATGAACAAGGCCGCTACCCGCCAGGCGGTACTGCGTGAGCGCATCGCCGGCACCAGCATGCCGGCGATCTATTGCAATCTGGTGGGCGGCCAGGACGAACTGGTGTTCGACGGCGATTCGTTCGCGCTCGATGCCCAAGGGCGGCTCACCCATCAGTTGCCGGCCTTCGAGGAGGCGCTGGCGATCGTCGAATACGCCGATGGCCATTTGCTGCCGGGCACGCTGGCCGCACCCCTGTCGGTCGAGGCCTCGGTGTATGCCGCGCTGTGCCTCGGCGTTGCCGACTACATCGGCAAGAACGGTTTCCCCGGCGCGATCGTCGGCCTCTCCGGCGGCATCGATTCGGCGCTCACTTTGGCGGTCGCCGTCGATGCACTGGGGGCGGAGCGGGTGCGCGCGGTGATGATGCCTTCGCCCTATACCGCGCAAATGAGCCTCGACGACGCACGCGAAATGGCGCGCCGGCTGGGCGTGCAGTATGACGAAATCCCGATCGCCGCCGCGATGGAGCAATTCGCCAACATGCTCGCGCCGGTATTCGCACCCTTGGGGCCGAAACCCGCCTGGGACACCACCGAGGAGAACATCCAAGCGCGCATCCGCGGGCTGCTGCTGATGGCGATCTCGAACCGCACCGGACGCATCCTGCTCACCACCGGCAACAAGAGCGAGATGGCAGTCGGCTATGCGACGCTCTATGGCGACATGGCGGGCGGTTTCGCGGTGCTCAAGGATGTCTTCAAGACCTTCGTCTATCGGCTGGCGCATTACCGCAATACCCTCTCCGACGTGATTCCGCAGAACATCCTCACCCGCGCGCCCTCGGCCGAGCTCAAAGCCAATCAGACCGATCAGGACTCGCTGCCGCCCTACGAAGTGCTCGACGCGATCATCGAGGCCTACATGGAGCGCGACCTATCGCCACGCGAGATCATCGCGCAAGGCATGCCGGAAGCCGACGTGCGCCGCGTGATCACGCTGCTCAAGAAGAACGAATACAAGCGCCGCCAGGCGCCGCCCGGCGTGCGCGTGACGCGCCGCGCCTTCGGCAAGGATTGGCGCTATCCGATAACATCGCGTTATCCCGACGAATGGAGTTGA
- the ppa gene encoding inorganic diphosphatase, which produces MALNNVPSGKDLPNDFNVIIEIPMHSDPIKYEVDKDSGAIFVDRFMSTAMHYPCNYGYIPHTIAGDGDPVDVLVVSQFALPPGVVVRCRPVGMLKMTDEAGEDAKLLAVPVDKLTPMYRDIESPRDFPQVVLDSIAHFFAHYKDLEPGKFVKVEGWVGAEEAKQEIMAGVARFNEAKQKPAY; this is translated from the coding sequence GTGGCCTTGAACAATGTTCCTTCCGGCAAGGATCTGCCGAACGATTTCAATGTGATCATCGAGATTCCGATGCATTCGGATCCGATCAAGTACGAGGTCGACAAGGATTCCGGCGCGATCTTCGTCGATCGTTTCATGTCCACGGCGATGCACTACCCGTGCAACTACGGCTACATCCCGCACACCATCGCCGGTGACGGCGATCCGGTCGATGTGCTGGTCGTCAGCCAGTTCGCGCTGCCGCCCGGCGTCGTCGTGCGCTGCCGGCCGGTCGGCATGCTCAAGATGACCGACGAGGCGGGCGAGGACGCGAAGTTGCTGGCCGTGCCGGTCGACAAGCTGACGCCGATGTATCGCGACATCGAATCGCCGCGCGATTTCCCGCAGGTGGTGCTCGACTCGATCGCCCACTTCTTCGCGCATTACAAGGATCTCGAGCCGGGTAAGTTCGTCAAGGTCGAGGGCTGGGTCGGCGCCGAGGAGGCCAAGCAGGAAATCATGGCGGGCGTGGCGCGCTTTAATGAAGCGAAGCAGAAACCTGCCTACTGA
- a CDS encoding heavy-metal-associated domain-containing protein yields the protein METTTIKITGMSCGGCTASVTKVLSETPGVAKVEVQLSPGQATVTYDPAKVTREALCAAIGDAGFEAE from the coding sequence ATGGAAACGACGACGATCAAGATCACCGGCATGTCTTGCGGCGGCTGCACCGCCAGCGTGACGAAGGTGCTTTCGGAAACCCCTGGGGTGGCGAAGGTCGAGGTGCAGCTCTCCCCCGGCCAGGCGACCGTGACCTACGATCCGGCCAAGGTGACGCGGGAAGCGCTTTGCGCCGCCATCGGGGATGCGGGCTTCGAGGCCGAATGA
- a CDS encoding heavy metal translocating P-type ATPase yields the protein MEAKSESCETVELAIGGMTCAACSARIERQLNKLPGVEAVVNLPAERAHIRYDPHAVDVDKLIATIVKTGFTATPSTADTRTEEKARKEAAYRAEVKRFWIALALTAPLIAQMPFMFAAGGDVHADILPRWLQFALATPVQFWIGWRFYVGGWNALRGGSGNMDVLVALGTTMAWAYSTVVLLFGLHQHVYFEASATVITLVLMGKILEARAKAKTGAAIEALMKLAPATAHVERDGQLVELPVKSLIPGDIVVVRPGEAVPVDGEVVAGTSSANEAMLTGESMPVAKSVGDKVFAATINGEGLLRVKATGVGSHTLLAGIIRLVEEAQGSKAPVQRLADKVAAIFVPVVVTIALITFGAWWSLAGDFTQALIDAVAVLVIACPCALGLATPTAIMVGTGLGAKAGILIRNAQALELAEKITVLAVDKTGTLTEGKPVVVDIKVGADGTAPEVLRLAASLEQGSTHPLAAALVAEAKRRGLSLEAPQAVLVEAGKGIAGEVAGRSVRVGSPDWLGAGASESAGSQVAVEVDGRLVGVISVADPLRESSQAAVARLQRMGVDVVMLTGDNAATAAEIARQAGVRRFEANVLPGDKARHVAALKAGGKVVGMAGDGINDAPALAAADVSFAMGAGADVAMQAADVTLMRNDLHGVADAISLSRATLAKIRQNLFWAFIYNVIGIPAAALGFLSPVVAGAAMAMSSVSVVSNSLLLKRWKPGGI from the coding sequence ATGGAAGCGAAAAGCGAATCCTGCGAGACCGTCGAGCTCGCCATCGGCGGCATGACCTGCGCCGCTTGCTCGGCGCGCATCGAGCGGCAACTGAACAAACTGCCGGGCGTCGAGGCGGTGGTGAATCTGCCGGCCGAGCGCGCCCACATCCGCTACGACCCGCACGCGGTCGATGTCGACAAGCTCATCGCGACGATCGTCAAGACCGGCTTCACGGCCACGCCCTCGACCGCCGACACGCGCACCGAAGAGAAGGCGCGCAAGGAGGCAGCCTACCGTGCCGAAGTGAAGCGTTTCTGGATCGCGCTGGCGCTCACCGCGCCGCTGATCGCGCAGATGCCCTTCATGTTCGCCGCGGGCGGCGACGTTCATGCCGACATCCTGCCGCGCTGGCTGCAATTCGCCCTGGCGACCCCGGTGCAGTTCTGGATCGGCTGGCGCTTCTATGTCGGCGGCTGGAACGCGCTGCGCGGCGGTTCCGGCAACATGGACGTGCTGGTCGCGCTCGGCACGACGATGGCCTGGGCTTACAGCACCGTCGTGCTGCTGTTCGGTCTGCACCAGCACGTCTATTTCGAGGCTTCGGCGACGGTGATCACGCTGGTGCTGATGGGCAAGATCCTCGAGGCGCGCGCCAAGGCCAAGACCGGCGCGGCGATCGAGGCGCTGATGAAGCTCGCCCCCGCGACCGCCCATGTCGAGCGCGATGGGCAACTCGTCGAGCTGCCGGTCAAAAGCCTGATCCCCGGTGACATCGTCGTCGTGCGGCCGGGCGAGGCGGTGCCGGTCGATGGCGAGGTCGTGGCCGGCACATCGAGCGCCAATGAGGCGATGCTCACCGGCGAGAGCATGCCAGTGGCGAAAAGCGTCGGCGACAAGGTGTTCGCGGCAACGATCAATGGCGAGGGCTTGCTGCGCGTGAAGGCGACGGGTGTCGGTTCGCACACGCTTCTTGCGGGCATCATCCGGCTGGTCGAGGAGGCGCAGGGCTCGAAGGCGCCGGTGCAGCGGCTCGCCGACAAGGTCGCGGCGATCTTCGTGCCGGTGGTGGTGACGATCGCCCTGATCACCTTCGGCGCCTGGTGGTCGCTTGCCGGCGACTTCACCCAGGCGCTGATCGATGCGGTCGCTGTGCTGGTGATCGCCTGCCCCTGCGCGCTGGGGCTGGCGACGCCGACCGCGATCATGGTCGGCACCGGCCTGGGCGCGAAGGCGGGGATCTTGATCCGCAACGCGCAGGCGCTGGAACTGGCGGAAAAAATCACCGTGCTGGCAGTCGACAAGACCGGCACGCTGACCGAGGGCAAACCCGTGGTGGTGGATATCAAAGTCGGCGCTGACGGAACGGCACCCGAAGTGCTGAGGCTCGCCGCCAGTCTGGAGCAAGGCTCGACGCACCCGCTCGCGGCGGCGCTGGTGGCCGAGGCGAAACGGCGCGGGCTGTCGCTCGAAGCGCCGCAGGCGGTATTGGTGGAAGCGGGCAAGGGTATCGCCGGCGAGGTCGCGGGCAGGAGCGTGCGGGTCGGTTCGCCCGACTGGCTGGGCGCGGGGGCGAGCGAATCGGCAGGCAGTCAGGTCGCGGTCGAGGTGGATGGCAGGCTCGTCGGCGTGATCAGCGTCGCCGATCCGTTGCGCGAGAGCTCGCAGGCGGCGGTAGCGCGTCTGCAGCGCATGGGCGTCGACGTGGTGATGCTCACCGGTGACAACGCGGCAACCGCAGCCGAGATCGCCCGTCAGGCGGGGGTGCGACGCTTCGAGGCGAATGTGTTGCCCGGCGACAAGGCGCGCCATGTCGCGGCACTGAAGGCCGGCGGCAAGGTCGTCGGCATGGCCGGTGATGGCATCAACGATGCGCCGGCGCTGGCGGCGGCCGACGTTTCCTTCGCGATGGGCGCGGGCGCGGACGTGGCGATGCAGGCCGCCGATGTGACGCTGATGCGTAATGATTTGCACGGCGTCGCCGATGCGATTTCGCTGTCGCGTGCGACGCTGGCGAAGATCCGCCAGAACCTGTTCTGGGCCTTCATCTACAATGTGATCGGCATTCCCGCGGCGGCCCTCGGTTTCTTGAGCCCGGTGGTGGCCGGCGCGGCGATGGCGATGAGCTCGGTTTCGGTGGTGAGCAATTCTTTGCTGCTGAAACGCTGGAAACCAGGAGGTATTTGA
- a CDS encoding sulfite exporter TauE/SafE family protein, translating to MDNSFLALFIVGLLGGGHCAGMCGGIVGAFSLQAPRQGAAALFVQLAYNLGRIASYVTAGLIAGWLGQAAGSLLALQNGLYLFASLMLVAMGLYLLGVTQFLAPLERGGQRLWRRIQPLTSRFLPVRGIAQALPLGLLWGWLPCGLVYSALTTALAAGSAVKGALLMLAFGLGTLPNLLLAGLLLARFTRFAQARVVRVVSGLLVLGYGIMGFVNYFR from the coding sequence GTGGATAACTCGTTTCTCGCGCTGTTCATCGTCGGCCTGCTCGGCGGCGGCCACTGCGCCGGCATGTGCGGCGGCATCGTCGGCGCGTTTTCGCTGCAGGCGCCTAGGCAGGGCGCGGCGGCGCTCTTCGTCCAGCTCGCTTACAACCTCGGTCGCATCGCGAGTTATGTCACCGCCGGCCTCATTGCCGGCTGGCTGGGGCAGGCGGCCGGCAGTCTGCTCGCGCTGCAAAACGGGCTGTATCTCTTCGCCAGTCTGATGCTGGTCGCGATGGGCTTGTATCTTCTTGGGGTGACCCAATTCCTCGCGCCGCTGGAGCGCGGCGGCCAGAGGTTGTGGCGACGCATCCAGCCGCTCACCTCCCGCTTCCTGCCGGTGCGCGGTATCGCTCAAGCGCTGCCGTTGGGGTTGCTGTGGGGGTGGCTACCCTGCGGCCTCGTCTATAGCGCGCTGACCACGGCGCTCGCCGCCGGTTCGGCCGTCAAGGGGGCGTTGCTGATGCTCGCCTTCGGGCTTGGCACGCTGCCGAATCTGCTCTTGGCGGGGCTCTTGCTCGCGCGCTTCACCCGCTTTGCCCAAGCCCGCGTCGTGCGCGTGGTTTCTGGCCTTCTGGTGCTCGGCTACGGGATAATGGGCTTCGTCAATTATTTCCGCTGA